One Aliidiomarina minuta genomic region harbors:
- the yejK gene encoding nucleoid-associated protein YejK: protein MKLSLENSIVHHVFQDPEGNFGLRLAPESLGVEQEVEVLLEELTQVYNAKPAKGYASFVAADDPIFQEQEGEESIPEPEFPKLLNGWLKQEVEFVDFSQQVARLLRNELEHYQFLDAGFLLLANYQQTGDDYLLVSFLPVKDGVTVGPDLSVDRSSQLDISKVQLAARINLSDYQTGISNSHYISFIKGRTGRKVADFFLDFLGCAERVNAKKETEQLVQSVHDFVKSEELEPEQASAVRKEVYDYCGEQWQQGEQVRLTDLDERLTGQGATSSFSAFTQQNESELAEEFPADRTSLRKLMKFQGQGGGLSLAFEQNMLGERVQYDVQTDTLTVTGTPPNLRDQLRRFYGVDS, encoded by the coding sequence ATGAAATTAAGCCTTGAGAACAGTATTGTTCACCATGTTTTTCAGGACCCTGAGGGTAACTTCGGATTACGTCTGGCACCAGAGAGCCTGGGCGTGGAGCAGGAAGTTGAAGTGTTATTGGAAGAATTAACTCAGGTATATAACGCCAAACCAGCGAAAGGTTATGCCAGTTTCGTGGCTGCGGATGATCCCATATTTCAGGAACAGGAAGGTGAAGAAAGCATACCTGAACCAGAGTTCCCTAAACTGCTGAATGGCTGGTTGAAACAGGAAGTTGAATTTGTTGATTTTTCACAACAGGTAGCACGGCTACTTAGAAATGAACTGGAGCATTATCAGTTCCTGGATGCGGGTTTTTTACTCCTGGCAAATTACCAGCAAACTGGCGATGATTACCTGTTGGTGAGCTTCTTACCGGTGAAAGATGGTGTGACTGTGGGGCCGGATCTTTCGGTAGACCGCTCATCTCAGCTTGATATCAGTAAGGTGCAGTTAGCTGCGCGAATTAATTTAAGTGACTATCAGACCGGTATTAGTAACAGCCACTATATTTCTTTTATTAAAGGTCGCACAGGACGCAAAGTTGCTGACTTTTTCCTCGATTTCTTAGGCTGTGCTGAGCGTGTTAACGCGAAGAAAGAAACGGAGCAGTTGGTACAGTCAGTGCATGATTTTGTGAAGTCTGAAGAACTGGAACCGGAACAGGCCAGTGCGGTGCGCAAAGAAGTTTATGACTATTGTGGCGAGCAGTGGCAACAGGGTGAGCAGGTGCGGTTAACGGATTTGGATGAGCGCCTGACCGGGCAGGGTGCAACTTCCTCATTCAGTGCTTTTACCCAGCAGAATGAGTCTGAGTTGGCAGAAGAGTTTCCTGCGGATCGTACCAGTTTACGTAAGTTAATGAAGTTTCAGGGGCAAGGTGGTGGCTTGAGCCTTGCTTTTGAACAAAACATGTTAGGTGAACGGGTGCAGTATGATGTGCAGACAGATACCTTGACGGTTACCGGAACACCACCTAACTTACGTGATCAGTTACGTCGTTTTTATGGTGTAGATAGTTGA
- a CDS encoding alpha/beta hydrolase family protein, giving the protein MKRILSLLAGLLITSTASAETQAVPTLEDYARHAHIITAKISPNGTYLAFTNRDDEGIVRLAVLERETMEPLSNAELTGNDSISDFNWATDERLIINVARERGTFEGARPTGELYAMNADGTRPVMLTGRRSESRDRASTSVLDWLPNDDLRVLISSFSWESREPVMEVYRMRVDTGHKRLVDRAPLRAGRGSGVRVLTDRDGNLRVAIGMDSSAEVNENVILFRPEPDADWEELQRQVSFQNSFEPLAFSEDNQSLYALSQLQQDTTALSLFDLKTGEEEVLVSHPYVDLSPIFSLRGGRANEIIGASYEFDVLDSVFFGGIEDVSFSQAYQGLEQAFPDQQVTITSATRDDNLMVVSVGSANHIRQFYLFDIEAGQLVNLFTGSPWLAEKALPQTEIITYEARDGLLIQGLLTLPVNASSDLPLVMLPHGGPHGVRDSIRSMDRDAKVLASHGYAVLQPNFRGSGGFGGEFLRAGFRNWGTSMIDDMTDGVMHLIEGGTVNQERVCVYGGSYGGYAALMSAVREPELYKCAIGFVGVYDLPLMFDAGDIPESGFGQNYLNLVLGNDQEALEGQSPLHRIDELKAPVFIIHGARDERVPIEHANRLRDALEERDHPYEWLVKSREGHGFVKPENNVERWERMLDFLNRYIGEEAELASSELD; this is encoded by the coding sequence ATGAAACGAATATTAAGTTTACTGGCCGGCCTGCTTATAACCAGTACTGCTTCAGCGGAAACGCAGGCTGTGCCTACACTTGAAGACTACGCACGTCACGCCCATATAATAACAGCGAAAATATCTCCTAATGGCACTTACCTGGCGTTTACTAATCGAGATGACGAAGGAATAGTGCGCCTCGCTGTGCTTGAGCGTGAAACTATGGAGCCGCTGTCAAATGCAGAACTGACAGGTAATGATTCCATTAGTGACTTTAACTGGGCAACGGATGAACGCCTGATTATTAACGTAGCTCGTGAGCGAGGCACTTTTGAAGGCGCGCGACCAACAGGCGAGCTTTATGCTATGAATGCCGATGGTACGCGGCCTGTAATGCTGACCGGTCGACGTTCTGAATCACGAGATCGTGCATCAACTTCTGTGCTGGACTGGTTGCCAAATGATGACTTAAGGGTGCTGATCTCAAGTTTTTCCTGGGAAAGTCGTGAACCTGTTATGGAAGTTTACCGCATGCGCGTGGATACGGGTCATAAACGCCTTGTGGATCGCGCGCCGTTGCGAGCTGGTCGTGGTAGTGGGGTTCGTGTGTTAACGGATCGTGATGGAAACCTGAGAGTAGCCATAGGGATGGATAGCAGCGCTGAAGTTAATGAGAATGTCATTCTTTTCCGTCCGGAACCGGATGCCGACTGGGAAGAACTGCAGCGTCAAGTGAGCTTTCAGAATTCTTTTGAACCCCTGGCTTTTAGCGAGGACAATCAAAGTCTTTATGCACTTAGCCAACTACAGCAAGACACCACTGCACTGTCTTTATTTGATTTGAAGACGGGGGAGGAAGAAGTTTTAGTTAGCCATCCTTACGTTGATTTGTCACCTATATTCAGTCTTCGTGGAGGCCGTGCTAATGAGATTATCGGAGCTTCCTATGAATTCGACGTATTGGATAGTGTGTTTTTTGGCGGTATTGAAGACGTAAGTTTCAGCCAGGCATATCAGGGTTTGGAGCAGGCATTTCCCGATCAGCAAGTAACTATTACGTCGGCGACCCGGGATGATAATCTGATGGTGGTGTCAGTAGGTTCGGCAAATCACATTCGTCAGTTTTATCTGTTTGATATTGAGGCTGGCCAACTCGTAAATCTATTTACAGGTAGTCCCTGGTTGGCGGAAAAGGCATTGCCGCAGACTGAAATCATAACTTATGAAGCACGTGATGGATTGTTAATTCAGGGGTTATTAACCCTGCCAGTAAATGCTTCTTCAGACTTGCCATTGGTGATGCTACCGCATGGTGGCCCGCACGGGGTTCGTGACAGTATTCGCAGTATGGACCGTGATGCAAAAGTATTGGCAAGTCATGGGTATGCTGTTTTGCAGCCTAATTTCCGTGGTTCGGGAGGTTTCGGTGGTGAGTTTTTAAGAGCTGGTTTCCGAAACTGGGGCACGAGCATGATTGATGACATGACCGATGGGGTAATGCACCTGATAGAAGGCGGAACTGTAAATCAGGAGCGCGTTTGTGTGTATGGCGGCTCTTACGGTGGCTATGCGGCGTTAATGAGTGCAGTAAGAGAGCCGGAGCTATATAAGTGCGCTATTGGTTTCGTGGGAGTTTATGATCTGCCCTTGATGTTTGATGCAGGCGATATTCCTGAGTCCGGATTTGGCCAGAACTACTTAAATCTTGTCCTGGGTAATGATCAGGAAGCATTGGAAGGGCAGTCGCCTTTACATCGAATTGACGAATTAAAAGCCCCTGTTTTTATTATTCATGGAGCCAGGGATGAGCGGGTTCCCATTGAGCATGCCAACCGTCTTCGTGACGCGTTGGAGGAGCGAGACCATCCTTATGAATGGTTGGTTAAATCGCGTGAGGGACACGGTTTTGTCAAACCTGAGAATAACGTCGAACGCTGGGAGCGCATGCTAGACTTTCTGAATCGCTATATCGGTGAAGAAGCGGAGCTGGCAAGTAGCGAACTCGATTAA
- the hda gene encoding DnaA regulatory inactivator Hda, with translation MAALATTGTQLALPVQLPDDALFTTFEEGNNSELIATLKALLSVQTQTPLLYLWGRTGCGKTHLLHAACTAASQAGQQVMYIPLRELTDTAHISLLQGLDNYDLVCLDDIDAVTHSAVWCDALFALYNRLSDSEGCRLLISARNSASAIEVALPDLRSRLQAAAPYAIKLLSDEAKVKALQTHAEARGLQLEGEVGHFMLQRLSRDMHELMTVLNRLDKASMAEQRRLTVPFVKKTLSI, from the coding sequence ATGGCTGCGTTAGCAACAACGGGTACCCAGCTGGCGCTCCCGGTTCAACTACCGGATGACGCTTTGTTTACCACCTTTGAGGAAGGCAATAACAGCGAACTTATAGCGACGCTGAAAGCGCTATTGTCAGTGCAGACTCAGACACCGCTATTGTATCTATGGGGACGCACGGGTTGTGGTAAAACACATTTGCTGCATGCTGCTTGTACCGCTGCCAGTCAGGCTGGACAACAAGTTATGTATATTCCTTTGCGGGAGCTTACCGACACGGCACATATTTCTTTATTACAGGGGTTGGATAACTACGACCTGGTGTGTCTGGATGATATCGATGCGGTAACTCACTCTGCGGTTTGGTGCGACGCTTTATTTGCGCTGTATAACCGATTGTCAGATAGTGAAGGGTGTCGATTATTAATCAGCGCCCGTAATTCAGCTTCCGCCATAGAGGTTGCCTTACCGGATTTGCGCTCACGACTTCAGGCCGCAGCACCTTATGCGATAAAGTTGCTCTCGGATGAAGCTAAAGTGAAGGCCTTACAGACTCATGCTGAAGCGCGAGGATTGCAGTTGGAAGGGGAGGTTGGGCATTTTATGCTGCAACGGCTAAGCCGGGATATGCATGAATTAATGACTGTTCTGAATCGGCTGGATAAGGCGTCCATGGCTGAACAAAGAAGGCTGACAGTGCCTTTTGTCAAAAAAACACTGTCAATCTGA
- the arsC gene encoding arsenate reductase (glutaredoxin) (This arsenate reductase requires both glutathione and glutaredoxin to convert arsenate to arsenite, after which the efflux transporter formed by ArsA and ArsB can extrude the arsenite from the cell, providing resistance.) codes for MSDLIIYHNPRCSKSRQTLELLRQQNLQPEVVEYLKNPPSEKTLKDILQRLDMRASDLLRKKETIYKELELANKDSSDAELISLMHEHPKLIERPIVLYKGNARIGRPPEAVLELFA; via the coding sequence ATGAGCGACCTGATCATTTACCACAATCCACGCTGCTCTAAAAGCCGGCAGACGCTGGAGTTACTCAGACAACAAAATCTGCAGCCCGAGGTGGTTGAGTATCTGAAGAACCCACCATCAGAAAAAACGCTGAAAGATATTTTACAACGCCTGGACATGCGCGCCAGTGATCTGCTCCGCAAGAAAGAAACTATTTATAAAGAGCTGGAGCTGGCAAACAAAGACAGCAGTGATGCAGAACTTATTAGCCTGATGCATGAGCATCCAAAACTTATTGAGCGCCCTATTGTTCTGTACAAAGGCAATGCCCGCATTGGCCGGCCCCCGGAAGCTGTACTGGAGTTATTCGCCTGA
- the cspD gene encoding cold shock domain-containing protein CspD: MATGKVKWFNNSKGFGFIESETKSGDIFAHYSTIEMEGYRTLKAGQEVQFDLEEGPKGLHAVHIVPHSTDIKS; encoded by the coding sequence ATGGCTACCGGCAAGGTTAAATGGTTCAATAACTCTAAGGGTTTTGGATTCATTGAAAGCGAAACAAAAAGCGGCGACATTTTTGCGCACTACTCGACTATCGAAATGGAAGGCTACCGTACGCTGAAAGCAGGGCAGGAAGTTCAGTTTGACCTTGAAGAAGGTCCTAAAGGACTGCATGCCGTGCATATCGTACCTCATTCGACAGATATCAAGTCATAA
- a CDS encoding DUF1414 domain-containing protein yields MPIVSKYSQQQQDQLLEEVLAPLENNQVPVDLCMMTLGNAVSNVINRGISADKREAVAEQFSRILLQSVQSSKK; encoded by the coding sequence ATGCCCATTGTTTCAAAATATAGCCAACAACAGCAAGATCAGCTTTTAGAAGAAGTACTTGCTCCCCTTGAGAATAACCAGGTTCCTGTCGACCTTTGTATGATGACCCTGGGTAACGCGGTCAGCAACGTCATTAACCGCGGCATATCAGCCGATAAACGTGAAGCGGTTGCTGAACAATTCTCTCGCATCCTGCTACAATCAGTGCAAAGTAGCAAAAAATAA
- a CDS encoding M48 family metalloprotease: MGFKLASKFIVFATTYLLLILVTIDPVKANQRSELPTIGTAGAGTMSIDRERLLGDFYIRQIRAQAPLAEDPVLREYLSDLGNRLVLHADNVRFPFHFFWVRDSSINAFAFLGGHVGIHTGLIENAEDESELASVVAHEIAHVTQRHIARNMERMNEAAPVSFAQIIGGIVLAMANPQLGMAVMTGSIAGIQQRQINYTRQFEIEADRFGMATLARAGFDPHGAPRFFGRLASRYRYSTQVPQYLVTHPLPESRIADTRERAQQLGQPNLEPSLQFELAKARVKVRYTNTSARNALSQARTNEERASHSNTKAAARYAQALALYELERLAEADKILMALHEEDRLNLFYIDTITDTWIKQGRYEEIVEFLTQAYIRRPNNQVLTLNLAFAANEAQQYDLSVKILNEFIMRNRDDRVAYQLLQEAHQGAGDAVSMHEAQAEIFALTGNFELAIEELNNAHSKVAEDRTLSRQRIRGRIEQMRKLERDRERVMRM, translated from the coding sequence ATGGGTTTCAAACTAGCTTCAAAATTTATAGTCTTTGCTACGACTTATCTGCTGCTTATTCTGGTAACTATAGACCCAGTAAAAGCTAACCAACGCTCCGAGTTACCCACTATAGGTACCGCAGGTGCTGGCACTATGTCTATCGATCGTGAGCGATTGCTGGGTGATTTTTATATACGTCAAATACGAGCCCAGGCTCCGTTGGCAGAGGACCCAGTGTTGCGAGAGTACCTCAGCGATTTAGGCAACCGCCTGGTGCTGCATGCCGATAATGTGCGTTTTCCGTTCCATTTTTTCTGGGTTCGCGACAGCAGTATCAACGCCTTTGCCTTTCTCGGTGGGCATGTAGGCATTCATACCGGTCTTATTGAAAATGCCGAAGATGAGTCCGAACTCGCCTCCGTCGTTGCGCATGAAATTGCGCATGTTACCCAGCGTCATATAGCCCGTAATATGGAGCGTATGAATGAAGCCGCTCCAGTATCTTTTGCACAAATAATCGGGGGTATAGTACTCGCGATGGCTAACCCGCAACTGGGCATGGCGGTCATGACCGGTAGCATAGCGGGTATTCAGCAGCGACAAATAAACTACACCCGTCAGTTTGAGATTGAAGCCGATCGATTTGGTATGGCAACGCTAGCCAGAGCTGGCTTTGACCCCCATGGAGCCCCCCGCTTCTTTGGACGACTGGCTTCACGTTACCGTTATTCAACCCAGGTACCCCAGTACCTGGTGACCCATCCACTACCAGAATCGCGCATCGCTGATACCCGAGAGCGGGCACAGCAACTGGGACAACCGAACCTGGAACCCTCGCTACAATTCGAGCTGGCAAAAGCCCGGGTCAAGGTACGTTATACCAATACCAGCGCCCGCAATGCATTAAGTCAGGCTCGTACTAACGAAGAACGGGCTAGTCACTCTAATACTAAAGCAGCTGCGCGTTATGCTCAGGCGTTAGCGCTCTACGAATTAGAACGCCTTGCTGAAGCCGACAAAATTTTAATGGCACTGCATGAAGAAGACCGTCTGAATTTATTTTATATAGATACCATTACCGATACCTGGATAAAACAGGGGCGCTACGAAGAAATTGTCGAATTTCTGACTCAGGCCTATATACGACGTCCTAATAATCAGGTGTTAACACTTAACCTGGCTTTCGCTGCTAACGAAGCCCAGCAATATGACTTATCAGTGAAAATACTGAATGAATTTATTATGCGTAACCGCGATGACCGGGTCGCTTACCAACTCCTGCAGGAAGCACATCAGGGAGCAGGCGATGCGGTGTCTATGCATGAAGCGCAGGCTGAGATATTCGCATTAACCGGTAATTTTGAGCTGGCTATTGAGGAGTTGAACAACGCTCATAGCAAAGTAGCCGAAGACAGAACCTTGTCCCGTCAACGTATTCGCGGAAGAATCGAGCAAATGCGTAAATTAGAACGCGATCGTGAGCGCGTCATGCGCATGTAG
- a CDS encoding DUF2069 domain-containing protein: MPVNSEFYRRLTLISYPGLLIFVLLWHSWLAPSEFLSMPLTLFMWVVPLLFPLKGILQGKPYTHAWANFILMLYFLHSLTVLYIYPEQRWLAAIELILVTLSFIGATFYARYAGREQGLGLKKKDSVTNAGKQP, from the coding sequence ATGCCTGTTAACTCTGAGTTTTATCGCCGCCTCACCCTGATTAGTTACCCTGGTCTGCTGATTTTCGTCTTGTTATGGCACAGCTGGCTGGCACCCAGTGAGTTTTTATCCATGCCGCTGACATTATTTATGTGGGTGGTACCGCTACTATTTCCGTTGAAAGGTATTTTACAGGGTAAGCCATACACCCATGCCTGGGCTAATTTCATTCTGATGCTTTATTTCCTGCACAGTCTGACCGTTTTGTATATATACCCCGAGCAACGTTGGCTGGCCGCAATTGAACTAATACTGGTAACTCTGTCATTCATTGGAGCCACGTTTTACGCACGTTATGCGGGTCGAGAACAAGGATTAGGATTAAAAAAGAAAGACAGTGTCACCAATGCAGGTAAACAACCTTAA
- the ubiG gene encoding bifunctional 2-polyprenyl-6-hydroxyphenol methylase/3-demethylubiquinol 3-O-methyltransferase UbiG — MLRKEQKTRVVAGDAKREQELARFDQMAQAWWDPDGAFKHVLAFNDARLKIILPMLQQHFNAPLSDNGEVNLSGLRILDIGCGGGLISEALALHGASVTGIDGSDVSIEVAKAHARQSNVEVDYQHKLAEELVDEGWSAFDVVLNTEVIEHVADQQGLIDTCCTLCNAKGLIVMATLNRTLKSWLFGIIGAEYVLRLLPKGTHDWRYFVRPGEMAEMLAKHDFSLQSLHGLSFNPFTKHWRESENTQVNYLLSAKNNSAQLRRL; from the coding sequence ATGTTACGCAAAGAGCAGAAAACAAGAGTGGTCGCTGGCGATGCTAAGCGCGAACAGGAACTGGCCCGTTTTGACCAGATGGCGCAAGCCTGGTGGGACCCTGATGGCGCTTTCAAACATGTACTGGCTTTTAACGATGCCCGCCTGAAAATTATTTTACCCATGCTGCAGCAACACTTTAACGCCCCTCTTAGCGATAATGGTGAAGTTAATCTCAGCGGACTGCGTATATTAGACATAGGTTGTGGTGGTGGGCTTATCAGTGAGGCCCTTGCCCTTCATGGTGCCAGTGTCACTGGCATCGATGGCAGTGACGTAAGTATCGAGGTTGCCAAAGCCCATGCCCGGCAGAGCAATGTGGAAGTTGATTATCAGCATAAGTTGGCTGAAGAGCTGGTGGATGAAGGCTGGTCAGCTTTTGATGTGGTTTTGAATACAGAAGTGATTGAGCATGTTGCAGATCAACAGGGATTAATCGACACCTGCTGCACCCTATGCAATGCAAAAGGGCTCATAGTCATGGCAACACTGAACCGCACATTAAAATCATGGTTGTTTGGTATCATTGGCGCTGAATACGTATTGCGGCTGTTACCTAAAGGAACTCATGACTGGCGATACTTTGTGCGCCCTGGTGAGATGGCTGAAATGCTGGCAAAACATGACTTTAGCTTGCAAAGCTTGCATGGTCTGAGCTTCAATCCCTTCACTAAGCATTGGCGTGAAAGCGAAAACACTCAGGTGAATTATTTATTGAGTGCCAAAAATAACTCAGCACAGCTTAGAAGGCTGTAA
- a CDS encoding DUF3413 domain-containing protein, which yields MGKHQKRDRIARLISWGHWFTFSNIVLCLVIGLLYIETADATGSLLGNLYLFINWIGHFAFLPFVFFIILLFPFCLILPYSRVLRGLGALVASFGIFILLFDAFFFRQYGFHLNTYSLAQMARDAETLFAGASFVGLLGVIFGFLLILMLQVTLANLTWKRLDNIRDNHTGGAITAILVSCFLASHMIHIWADATLYTPITQQDDLLPLSYPTTAKSLMARHGWITPETYQSQRDRLTDGEQLRLRYPLSSLLCAKQPQARSTLIVAFDQLTPAQQIQMNNQVAGIQPLARQSISHSDVEAAAFQLVYSLPDLYQQQVKQAEIAPAYQETMHNFGHQIHFYHSLQWPIDQAPSAIQSQLVLWPEQSPASPHMTVIFATQGDFEAMLTAIRAAQLNNQRILITALTPAADLTEEQSDFPVISQQFTVPMWSANIEMPEHEFSHINDIMPTALSGFMSCAEDFDTFTSGRDLTREVGRLPRVQSINSRIFIFEQQQITLLDRNGEMAVYSTEGELKPGATPPTPVLIQSLQELQRFSAPNN from the coding sequence ATGGGAAAACACCAGAAGCGCGACAGAATTGCTCGTCTGATCAGCTGGGGCCATTGGTTCACATTCAGCAACATAGTGCTGTGCCTGGTTATCGGGCTGTTATATATAGAAACTGCAGATGCCACAGGTAGCTTGCTGGGTAACCTGTATCTGTTTATCAACTGGATTGGTCATTTCGCTTTTCTGCCGTTTGTCTTTTTTATTATCCTCTTGTTTCCGTTCTGTCTTATTCTTCCATACTCCCGAGTGTTAAGAGGTTTAGGTGCACTGGTCGCTTCCTTTGGTATCTTTATCCTCCTGTTTGATGCCTTCTTCTTCCGACAATACGGTTTTCACCTGAATACCTATTCGCTGGCGCAAATGGCCCGCGACGCCGAAACTCTGTTTGCCGGTGCCAGTTTTGTTGGTCTGTTGGGTGTTATTTTTGGTTTTCTGCTGATTCTGATGCTGCAAGTGACGTTGGCCAACCTGACCTGGAAACGATTGGACAATATTCGCGATAATCACACTGGCGGCGCTATTACTGCAATACTGGTAAGTTGTTTTCTGGCTAGCCATATGATCCACATCTGGGCCGATGCCACCTTATATACCCCTATTACACAACAGGATGACCTGTTGCCGTTATCCTACCCAACCACTGCTAAGAGTCTAATGGCAAGGCACGGTTGGATAACACCAGAAACCTATCAATCACAGCGTGACCGACTAACTGATGGCGAACAACTGCGTTTGCGATATCCACTGAGCTCACTTTTGTGTGCCAAACAGCCCCAGGCCCGCTCAACCTTAATTGTTGCTTTTGACCAGCTCACGCCAGCTCAGCAAATTCAGATGAATAATCAGGTGGCGGGTATACAGCCGTTAGCCAGACAAAGCATTAGTCACAGCGATGTTGAGGCGGCCGCTTTCCAATTGGTCTACAGCCTTCCTGATTTATATCAACAACAAGTAAAACAAGCTGAAATTGCTCCAGCCTATCAGGAAACCATGCATAACTTTGGCCATCAGATACATTTTTACCACAGTCTGCAATGGCCAATAGACCAGGCCCCCAGTGCTATCCAGTCGCAGCTCGTACTGTGGCCGGAACAAAGCCCGGCAAGCCCGCACATGACCGTTATTTTTGCCACCCAGGGTGATTTTGAAGCCATGCTAACGGCTATCCGGGCTGCGCAACTGAATAACCAGCGTATTTTGATTACAGCACTGACCCCAGCAGCTGATTTGACCGAAGAACAGTCAGACTTTCCTGTCATAAGTCAGCAATTCACTGTACCCATGTGGAGCGCTAACATTGAAATGCCTGAGCATGAGTTCAGTCATATCAATGACATCATGCCAACAGCCCTGTCGGGGTTCATGTCCTGCGCTGAAGACTTCGATACCTTTACGTCAGGCCGGGACTTAACGCGAGAAGTTGGTCGTTTACCCCGAGTTCAAAGTATCAATTCACGGATTTTTATATTTGAACAGCAACAGATCACGCTGCTCGACAGAAACGGGGAAATGGCAGTCTACAGCACCGAGGGCGAACTTAAGCCGGGTGCCACCCCTCCGACCCCGGTTCTAATCCAAAGCTTGCAGGAACTGCAGCGCTTTAGCGCTCCAAATAACTAA
- the clpS gene encoding ATP-dependent Clp protease adapter ClpS, with product MSRFSDSIPQHHLDEDVEQEIAPPSMYQVLLNNDDYTPMDFVIEVLIRFFKLDQEAATDVMLKVHYQGKAVCGVYSAEIAETKVVQVNQFARENQHPLLCTMEQA from the coding sequence ATGAGTAGATTCAGTGATTCAATACCCCAGCATCACCTGGACGAAGACGTTGAGCAGGAAATTGCGCCGCCGTCTATGTACCAGGTGCTGTTGAATAATGACGACTACACCCCGATGGACTTCGTTATTGAAGTGCTGATACGATTTTTTAAACTTGATCAGGAGGCTGCAACAGATGTTATGTTGAAAGTGCACTATCAAGGCAAAGCTGTCTGTGGCGTTTATTCTGCTGAGATTGCTGAAACTAAAGTGGTGCAGGTAAATCAGTTTGCCCGTGAAAACCAGCATCCCTTGCTCTGTACGATGGAGCAAGCCTAA
- a CDS encoding AI-2E family transporter: MFDYIRNWFQRRFSDPNTITLTILLVIGFSLIVFWGNILAPFLVAAVFAYLLEWPVSGLRRLGIRRTIAAMVVFIAFITLMLLLTIFLVPVVWEQSFNLIRELPQIAQAWDDLMDQAQEYAPAFIEPQQIQAFTETITNRLLSFGETLLAQSVTSLVNVFTILIYVIIVPLLVFFMLKDKDILLEHFNRILPAQRRLISQVGWEMNVQTRNYIRGKALEIVIVGVVTYIVLTLFGLRYAALMATLVGFSVLIPYIGAAVVTVPLALVGLFQFGISGTLFWLITAYLIIQALDGNLLVPLLFSEAVSLHPVYIIAAVLVFGAFWGFWGVFFAIPLASLVKAVITAFSEQRQLQEQEEEKRESAAEAEVAGK; encoded by the coding sequence ATGTTCGATTATATTCGAAATTGGTTTCAACGTCGCTTTTCTGACCCTAATACCATAACTCTGACGATTTTATTGGTAATTGGTTTCAGTTTGATTGTCTTCTGGGGCAATATCCTCGCACCTTTTCTGGTCGCCGCTGTTTTTGCCTATTTACTCGAATGGCCTGTGAGTGGCTTGCGGCGTCTGGGTATCAGACGCACTATAGCGGCCATGGTGGTTTTTATCGCCTTCATCACCCTGATGTTACTGCTGACTATTTTCCTCGTGCCTGTTGTCTGGGAACAAAGTTTTAATCTTATCAGAGAGCTGCCACAAATAGCCCAGGCCTGGGATGATTTAATGGACCAGGCACAGGAGTATGCCCCCGCATTTATTGAGCCGCAACAAATACAGGCATTTACAGAAACTATAACCAACCGGTTATTAAGCTTTGGTGAGACTTTGCTGGCTCAGTCAGTAACTTCGCTGGTCAATGTATTCACTATTTTGATTTATGTAATTATTGTGCCCTTGTTAGTGTTCTTTATGTTGAAAGATAAAGACATACTGCTGGAGCATTTTAACCGCATCCTGCCGGCTCAGCGGCGTCTTATTTCTCAGGTTGGCTGGGAAATGAACGTGCAAACTCGCAACTATATTCGAGGTAAGGCGTTGGAAATTGTCATTGTCGGCGTGGTTACTTATATAGTGCTTACCTTGTTTGGCCTGCGTTATGCGGCATTAATGGCAACTCTGGTTGGTTTTTCTGTATTAATCCCCTACATCGGTGCTGCGGTAGTTACTGTACCGCTGGCGTTAGTCGGGCTGTTTCAATTTGGTATTTCTGGCACCTTATTCTGGTTAATTACGGCATACCTTATTATTCAGGCGCTGGATGGCAATCTGCTGGTGCCTTTACTGTTCTCCGAGGCGGTCAGTCTGCACCCGGTGTATATCATTGCAGCAGTGCTGGTGTTTGGTGCTTTCTGGGGTTTTTGGGGCGTTTTCTTCGCTATACCCCTGGCCAGTCTGGTAAAAGCGGTGATTACTGCTTTTTCAGAACAACGTCAGCTACAGGAACAGGAAGAAGAAAAACGCGAATCGGCCGCTGAAGCGGAAGTAGCGGGTAAGTGA